The Lutibacter sp. Hel_I_33_5 genome has a window encoding:
- a CDS encoding UDP-glucose/GDP-mannose dehydrogenase family protein has translation MNVTIIGSGYVGLTSGACFAEMGNKVVCVDVDKNKVNDLKKGIIPIFEPGLENLVSKNLNKTLFFSSEFENSINSSDIIFIAVGTPMSEDGSADLKYVKEVAKEIGKNLQKDIIIVNKSTVPVGTADIVKGIIKKELALRNVDFDFFVVSNPEFLKEGTAITDFMKPDRVVIGADSEKAFKKMEQLYSPFFRTHDRFIRMDIRSAEMTKYAANTMLATKISFINEIANICEKVGADVNKVRIGIGSDSRIGYNFIYPGTGYGGACFPKDVRALNKIALENGYKTQLISSVEKVNNEQRLIIARKVVNRFGDDLSDMVFTIWGLAFKPGTDDVREAPAIYVIKELIKKGAKINAYDPKAMKNTKDVYLNNVEGISYFKSKYEALNNSNGLILMTEWKEFRSPDFEEIKKLLIEPIVFDGRNQYSVFNLEEKGFEYYQIGKQ, from the coding sequence ATGAATGTTACCATTATTGGTAGTGGTTACGTAGGGCTAACTTCTGGTGCTTGTTTTGCTGAAATGGGTAATAAGGTTGTTTGTGTTGATGTGGATAAGAATAAAGTAAATGATCTTAAGAAAGGAATTATCCCGATTTTTGAACCTGGATTAGAAAATTTAGTTTCAAAAAACCTTAATAAAACATTATTTTTTAGTTCAGAATTTGAAAACTCAATTAATAGTTCTGATATTATTTTTATTGCAGTCGGAACTCCTATGAGTGAAGATGGAAGTGCTGATTTAAAGTATGTAAAAGAAGTAGCGAAAGAAATTGGTAAAAACCTTCAAAAGGATATAATTATTGTAAATAAATCGACAGTTCCGGTTGGAACTGCTGATATAGTTAAGGGAATTATTAAAAAAGAATTAGCGTTAAGAAATGTAGATTTTGACTTTTTTGTTGTTTCAAATCCAGAATTTTTAAAAGAAGGAACAGCTATCACAGATTTTATGAAACCTGATCGAGTTGTAATTGGTGCAGATTCTGAAAAAGCATTTAAAAAAATGGAGCAATTATATTCTCCTTTTTTTAGAACGCATGATCGATTTATAAGAATGGATATTCGCTCAGCAGAAATGACTAAATATGCTGCTAACACTATGTTGGCTACTAAAATTTCTTTTATAAATGAAATTGCAAATATTTGTGAAAAAGTTGGTGCAGATGTTAATAAGGTAAGAATAGGAATAGGGTCAGATAGTAGAATAGGATATAATTTTATTTATCCAGGGACAGGTTATGGCGGAGCTTGTTTTCCGAAAGATGTAAGAGCATTAAATAAAATAGCTTTAGAAAATGGATATAAAACTCAATTGATTTCATCTGTTGAAAAAGTTAATAACGAACAAAGATTAATTATTGCTAGAAAAGTTGTTAATAGGTTTGGTGATGATTTATCTGATATGGTTTTTACAATATGGGGGTTAGCATTTAAACCAGGAACTGATGATGTTCGAGAAGCACCTGCAATTTATGTGATAAAAGAGTTGATTAAAAAAGGTGCTAAAATTAACGCGTACGATCCGAAAGCGATGAAGAATACCAAGGATGTTTATTTAAATAATGTCGAAGGTATTTCTTATTTTAAGTCTAAGTATGAGGCTTTAAATAATTCTAATGGGTTAATTTTAATGACAGAATGGAAAGAGTTTAGGTCTCCAGATTTTGAAGAAATAAAAAAGTTGTTAATTGAGCCAATTGTATTTGATGGAAGAAATCAGTATAGTGTATTCAATTTGGAAGAGAAGGGATTTGAATATTATCAAATAGGAAAACAATAA